In a single window of the Diospyros lotus cultivar Yz01 chromosome 10, ASM1463336v1, whole genome shotgun sequence genome:
- the LOC127810963 gene encoding DNA repair protein XRCC4, whose translation MSFNNQQTDTSSMEGSSSRHTCLKLEVSSQSEPDGTEPIFVKGTWFASRFELAITDGLGAWILNATEDEVRERASQWDQPVDEYIDLAERYLGFQQRGSVYAFADAGNGHRRLSWTFEKEGTKLEWRWKCKPSPNSKKTTAGVLDFLMDANIRLSDEVVMKTQSFEQLKVEAEKCLAQSERFSNEKREFEEAIYAKFLGILNLKKAKLRQLRDQLLKQEKSGKLPQAEESTDKTETYGSNTDEEKSQESSENCHGSSKDAAASKPRGRKRKQT comes from the exons ATGAGTTTTAACAATCAACAAACAGACACAAGTTCGATGGAAGGGAGCTCCAGCCGGCACACATGCCTGAAGCTTGAGGTCTCAAGCCAGTCGGAGCCGGACGGGACAGAACCCATCTTCGTGAAGGGCACGTGGTTTGCGTCCCGTTTCGAACTTGCCATCACTGACGGTCTCGGCGCCTGGATTCTCAACG CAACTGAAGACGAGGTCCGAGAGAGAGCGTCTCAGTGGGACCAGCCCGTCGACGAGTACATTGACTTGGCCGAGCGCTACCTAGGGTTTCAGCAGCGCGGCTCTGTTTACGCCTTCGCCGACGCCGGAAATGGCCATAGAAGA TTGTCATGGACGTTTGAGAAGGAAGGGACTAAGTTAGAATGGCGGTGGAAATGTAAGCCATCGCCTAATAGTAAGAAAACCACAGCAGGAGTCCTGGACTTTCTTATGGATGCAAACATACGACTAAGT GATGAAGTTGTCATGAAAACCCAATCCTTTGAGCAACTAAAAGTAGAAGCTGAGAAGTGCTTGGCACAAAGTGAGAGATTCAGCAATGAGAAGAGAGAATTTGAAGAAGCAATCTATGCAAAG TTTCTTGGGATCTTGAATTTGAAGAAAGCAAAACTTAGACAGCTTCGAGACCAGCTGTTGAAACAGGAAAAATCTGGGAAATTGCCTCAAGCAGAGGAATCTACAGACAAAACCGAGACTTATGGCAGCAACACTGACGAGGAAAAGAGCCAAGAGTCCTCAGAGAATTGTCATGGCAGTTCCAAGGATGCAGCTGCAAGTAAACCTCGCGGGAGGAAAAGGAAACAGACTTGA
- the LOC127811956 gene encoding uncharacterized protein At2g34160-like: protein MEAMALADTTPRTVAAVEGAKINKTYGRIETQKKNRIQVSNTKKPLFFYLNLAKRCIKQHNDLLLSGLGMAIPTVITIAEILKTNGLAVDKKILLSTVGTKDDAKGRMIQKPKIEILLEKKENVENRKAIEDPEMEPTCAEEEGQIHSKESDPNPTQSS from the exons ATGGAGGCGATGGCACTTGCAGACACCACGCCCCGCACCGTCGCCGCCGTAGAGGGCGCCAAGATCAACAAGACATACGGCAGGATCGAGACGCAGAAGAAGAACAGAATCCAGGTCTCCAACACCAAGAAGCCTCTCTTCTTCTACCTCAATCTCGCCAAG AGATGCATTAAGCAGCACAATGATCTCCTCCTTTCTGGCCTGGGAATGG CCATCCCCACTGTGATCACAATTGCTGAGATTTTGAAGACAAATGGACTGGCAGTGGACAAAA AAATTCTGCTCTCTACTGTTGGCACCAAGGACGACGCGAAAGGGCGCATGATTCAGAAGCCTAAG ATTGAAATCCTGCTGGAAAAGAAGGAGAATGTTGAAAATCGGAAGGCCATCGAAGACCCAGAAATGGAACCGACTTGTGCTGAGGAGGAAGGACAAATTCATAGCAAAGAATCAGATCCTAATCCCACACAGAGTAGCTAG
- the LOC127812208 gene encoding 40S ribosomal protein S15, which translates to MADVDTEMAAGVPKKRTFKKFSFRGVDLDALLDMSTDELVKLFHARARRRFQRGLKRKPMALIKKLRKAKREAPAGEKPDIVKTHLRNMIIVPEMIGSVIGVYNGKAFTTVEIKPEMIGHYLAEFSISYKPVKHGRPGIGATHSSRFIPLK; encoded by the exons ATG GCGGATGTGGATACGGAGATGGCCGCGGGAGTGCCGAAGAAGAGGACGTTCAAGAAGTTCAGCTTCAGAGGCGTCGATTTGGACGCTCTCCTCGACATGTCCACCGATGAACTCGTTAAGCTCTTCCATGCCCGAGCTCGCCGAAG GTTCCAAAGAGGTCTCAAGAGGAAGCCGATGGCCTTGATCAAGAAACTCCGCAAAGCG AAACGGGAGGCTCCTGCTGGTGAGAAGCCAGATATTGTCAAAACCCATTTGCGCAATATGATCATTGTGCCTGAGATGATTGGAAGCGTAATTGGGGTGTACAATGGCAAGGCCTTCACCACAGTTGAGATCAAGCCTGAAATGATTGGTCATTATCTAGCCGAGTTCTCCATCAGTTACAAGCCCGTAAAGCACGGAAGACCTGGTATTGGTGCTACCCATTCCTCAAGGTTCATTCCTCTGAAGTGA
- the LOC127811604 gene encoding syntaxin-related protein KNOLLE yields the protein MNDLMTKSFTSYVDLKKEAMKDLEAGPDLEMGATKMDRNLSLFLEEAEKVKMEMGSIRDILGQLHEANEASKSSHKPEALKLLRNRINSDVVAVLKKARAIKVQLEEMDRANAVSRRLSGCKEGSPVDRTRSAVTNGLRKKLKELMMDFQGLRQRMMSEYKETVGRRYFTVTGEYPDEEVIEKVISNGNGLGGEEFLQRAIQEHGRGKVLETVVEIQDRHDAANEIERSLLELHQVFLDMAVMVEAQGEQLDDIEHHVMNAAQYVGDGAKNLKTAKKYQRSSRRWMCIGIILLLILVLVVIIPIATSLSSS from the exons ATGAACGACCTGATGACCAAATCCTTCACCAGCTACGTGGATCTGAAGAAAGAAGCCATGAAAGACCTCGAGGCCGGCCCCGATCTAGAGATGGGGGCGACCAAGATGGACCGGAACCTCAGCCTGTTCCTGGAAGAAGCAGAGAAGGTGAAAATGGAGATGGGTTCGATCAGAGACATTCTGGGTCAGCTCCACGAAGCCAATGAAGCGAGCAAGTCGTCGCATAAGCCAGAGGCACTGAAATTGCTGAGGAACCGAATAAATTCCGATGTGGTGGCAGTTTTGAAGAAAGCAAGGGCTATAAAGGTTCAGTTGGAGGAGATGGATAGGGCGAACGCCGTCAGCCGGAGGCTCTCCGGCTGCAAAGAGGGCAGTCCGGTGGACCGGACCAGGTCGGCCGTCACCAACGGGCTGAGGAAGAAGCTCAAGGAGCTGATGATGGATTTTCAGGGGCTGAGGCAGAGGATGATGTCGGAGTACAAGGAGACTGTTGGCCGGAGGTACTTCACGGTCACCGGAGAGTACCCCGACGAGGAGGTCATCGAGAAGGTCATCTCCAACGGGAATGGCCTCGGAGGCGAAGAATTCCTTCAAAGGGCCATTCAG GAGCACGGGAGGGGGAAAGTGCTGGAGACGGTGGTGGAGATACAGGACAGGCACGACGCGGCGAACGAGATAGAGAGGAGCCTGCTTGAGCTGCACCAGGTGTTCCTGGACATGGCGGTGATGGTGGAGGCCCAGGGGGAGCAGCTCGACGACATCGAGCACCACGTGATGAACGCCGCCCAGTACGTCGGCGACGGGGCCAAGAATCTGAAGACAGCTAAGAAGTACCAGAGGAGCAGCAGGCGGTGGATGTGCATTGGGATCATACTGCTGCTAATTCTGGTTCTGGTGGTCATCATCCCCATTGCCACTAGTCTCAGCAGCTCTTGA
- the LOC127811605 gene encoding uncharacterized protein LOC127811605: MQHAGRWIRLTRSNGPYIKEREDPKGLPKSLAQPASLFLSPFSLLLRPTAVKISGDPTIGSVIRHQNPCETDPGIPNRGVEFHIRRVLDRRRLRIGVLPSQDG; the protein is encoded by the exons ATGCAGCACGCGGGTCGTTGGATCAGGTTGACCCGATCCAACGGCCCGTATATAAAAGAACGGGAAGACCCGAAGGGTCTCCCCAAATCACTCGCCCAGCCGgcttctcttttcctctctccaTTTTCCCTCCTCCTCCGGCCAACTGCCGTGAAGATTTCTGGCGATCCAACCATCGGATCGGTGATCCGACACCAAAATCCTTGTGAAACCGACCCCGGCATCCCCAACAGAGGTGTTGAATTCCACATCCGGCGGGTCTTAGACCGCCGGCGACTGCGCATCGGAGTACTCCCATCACAAG ATGGATGA